A window of Raineyella sp. W15-4 contains these coding sequences:
- the purF gene encoding amidophosphoribosyltransferase gives MPRPDGRLTAELDPLEKSPQDECGVFGVWAPGEDVAKLSYYGLYALQHRGQESAGIAVSDGSRIMVFKDMGLVSQVFDEGTLTSLTGDIAIGHARYSTTGASVWSNAQPTFRATSTYGITLAHNGNLTNTDDLEGWLRERRPTEEVPHKNSMDSTNDTSIVTALIATFDELPLGSAALQVLPHLRGAFSLVFMDEKTLYAARDPQGFRPLCLGRLERGWVVASETCALDIVGASFVREVEPGECIAIDADGLRSTRFAETRRKGCVFEYVYIARPDSTIFGRSVHASRVEVGRTLAREHPVEADLVMPVPASGVPAAIGYAQESGIRYAEGLVKNNYVGRTFIQPSQTIRQLGIRLKLNPLRHVIEGKRLVVVDDSIVRGNTQRALIRMLREAGAAEIHVRISSPPVRWPCFFGIDFATRAELIASGLNVEEICRSIGADSLGYVSLDGLVAATDRAGDSLCRACFDGIYPVEPPPHALGLLGDGFVAPPSSQLPLLDDTDEQYVTVSTSPAGLGVAAADPAEDR, from the coding sequence GTGCCACGTCCTGATGGCCGGCTGACCGCCGAGCTCGACCCCCTGGAGAAGTCCCCGCAGGACGAATGCGGTGTGTTCGGTGTCTGGGCGCCGGGTGAGGACGTGGCGAAGCTGTCCTACTACGGTCTCTACGCCCTGCAGCACCGCGGCCAGGAGTCCGCCGGGATCGCCGTGTCGGACGGCTCGCGGATCATGGTGTTCAAGGACATGGGACTGGTCTCCCAGGTGTTCGACGAGGGCACGCTGACCTCGCTCACCGGCGACATCGCCATCGGCCACGCCCGCTACTCGACCACCGGCGCCAGCGTCTGGAGCAATGCCCAGCCGACCTTCCGGGCCACCTCGACGTACGGCATCACGCTCGCCCACAACGGCAACCTCACCAACACCGACGACCTCGAGGGCTGGCTGCGCGAGCGCCGGCCGACCGAGGAGGTGCCGCACAAGAACTCGATGGACTCCACCAACGACACCTCCATCGTGACGGCGCTGATCGCGACCTTCGACGAGCTGCCACTGGGCAGCGCGGCGCTGCAGGTGCTGCCGCACCTGCGGGGCGCCTTCTCGCTGGTCTTCATGGACGAGAAGACCCTCTACGCCGCCCGCGACCCGCAGGGGTTCCGCCCACTCTGCCTGGGCCGTCTGGAACGCGGCTGGGTGGTCGCCTCGGAGACCTGCGCCCTGGACATCGTCGGCGCCTCCTTCGTCCGCGAGGTCGAGCCGGGGGAGTGCATCGCCATCGACGCCGACGGGCTGCGGTCCACCCGGTTCGCCGAGACCCGGCGCAAGGGCTGCGTCTTCGAGTACGTCTACATCGCCCGGCCCGACTCCACCATCTTCGGCCGCTCGGTGCACGCCTCCCGGGTCGAGGTGGGCCGTACGCTGGCCCGCGAGCACCCGGTCGAGGCCGACCTGGTGATGCCGGTGCCCGCCTCCGGCGTGCCCGCCGCGATCGGCTACGCCCAGGAGTCCGGGATCCGCTACGCCGAGGGCCTGGTCAAGAACAACTACGTGGGGCGTACGTTCATCCAGCCGTCGCAGACGATCCGCCAGCTCGGCATCCGGCTCAAGCTCAACCCGCTGCGCCACGTCATCGAGGGCAAGCGGCTGGTGGTCGTCGACGACTCCATCGTCCGCGGCAACACCCAGCGGGCGCTGATCAGGATGCTGCGGGAGGCCGGCGCCGCCGAGATCCACGTACGGATCTCCTCCCCGCCGGTGCGCTGGCCGTGTTTCTTCGGGATCGACTTCGCCACCCGGGCCGAGCTCATCGCCTCCGGGCTGAACGTCGAGGAGATCTGCCGGTCGATCGGCGCCGACTCCCTCGGCTACGTCAGTCTCGATGGCCTGGTGGCCGCCACCGACCGGGCCGGGGACAGCCTGTGCCGCGCCTGCTTCGACGGGATCTACCCGGTCGAGCCGCCGCCGCATGCCCTGGGCCTCCTCGGCGACGGCTTCGTCGCCCCGCCGAGCAGCCAGTTGCCGCTGCTCGACGACACCGACGAGCAGTACGTGACCGTCAGCACCTCACCGGCCGGGCTGGGTGTCGCGGCCGCCGACCCCGCGGAGGACCGATGA
- a CDS encoding WD40 repeat domain-containing protein, translating into MSGSDPTAADGTGGGTAGDGSTGADRPHGGAPDAGLPHAGLPHAGLPHTGLPHTGLPHTGLPHTKAAIGAALDERRVSVGLAYRPLSRRSGVATGTLQGWLSGRSLPTPGLQGQFFGLLDLLGLSDDHTHEEWWEAVEKARRAPGTAAGNPYVGLRPYAPEDRELFFGREDELAELAQRVRDAAAARAGAVVTLLAPSGGGKSSLLGAGLIGTACAAGGALDGWYGALITPGEDPETRWRATYAAREDHPDCPAVLVIDQVEELWTVASPEQRTAAVRLLEAFAEGAAAGPDRPPTVVVVGLRSDYFGPAAEIDALGPSLGHAMLLRPVTADQAERIITGPARLRGVAVDPGLVAVLQRDLSVGGGPWSAGGPWSGGALPLLSQALTETWDKAAGPTLTAADYLAVGGVAGAIDRTAERAYADLGPEEQQTARGLLLRLVRVDLDAPVRRPLELDLLHDEQAWTVVERFARARLLTVGEDTVEIAHEALLQHWSRLRGWVEEDLEDLQAQAYLSRAAALWAEHDRDPDLLVPVERFGLGLEDDGVAERMLGTVDRDFVTAGRAHFTARDQEQLRINRRLRRRSRIAVSAFGVAMVLAILAGLALVNMQNTRNQALSRQMALTSSLVADQDPGLAAQIALGASELAATPEGTSALVSATGRPFPRRTLGASVATRLVVDPDARLLAQPGPDGVLRIWRGQPALGAADGDPESVTLDPQGRTLFSGAVTTVGQRLLLAVGGSEGRWLLDATSTPARVLTTLGEGPGVTYSLVFGPDGRTLYAGMQDGSIRRWDVSSPETPRELSPLSAQSDAVRDLAINRDGTRLAAAGMTGVTRWALGGDRPTPLPVLTTSAAVQAVAFSPDGQWLAAGEARSHLVSRWRLDGDTATSQSPLTGFESWINQVAFSSDGGRILVASSDQTMREFAQPAGTQLRSYTHPAVVSAAAYDGDRIVSQSSDGTIRWWPRADPEFEHFPNGLFQATSDTTGTHLLVTVDRLGSIFAWDLADPAIPRRLPDPQRPADPAGETPPAATGVVGDGSAILGGTVQGDLLVWLRRGDGFASPLVIPVDPGQALTWMGTSADGRTLLTSAITSQKGYLLQRSDAGYTISGSMDVNQPQSMAISSDGHRAVVSEVDARATVWTIDDAGRPTLAATLTDLGSVGTAEVMSPDGKYVAIGTDAGQVIVYDLTNPGAPRRVSEASTALGAIYGLAVSPDGTRLAAGAGDQRIWLWSWQDGELSPWAWIDAALTRVNDVRFVDNGRRLVGIGANGTIASWDVDVARARQTVCEGRGAPLTAAEWAARLVGARPRELC; encoded by the coding sequence ATGTCCGGATCGGATCCGACGGCAGCCGACGGCACTGGTGGGGGAACGGCGGGTGACGGGTCCACCGGGGCGGACCGGCCGCACGGAGGCGCCCCGGACGCCGGACTTCCGCACGCCGGACTTCCGCACGCCGGACTTCCGCACACCGGACTTCCGCACACCGGACTTCCGCACACCGGACTTCCGCACACCAAGGCCGCCATCGGCGCGGCCCTGGATGAACGGCGCGTCAGCGTCGGCCTGGCGTACCGGCCCCTTTCCCGCCGCAGCGGGGTCGCTACCGGCACCCTTCAGGGCTGGCTCTCCGGCCGGTCCCTGCCGACGCCGGGGTTGCAGGGCCAGTTCTTCGGGCTGCTGGATCTGCTCGGCCTCAGCGACGACCACACCCATGAGGAATGGTGGGAGGCCGTCGAGAAGGCCCGGCGCGCCCCGGGCACTGCGGCGGGGAACCCGTACGTCGGCCTGCGCCCGTACGCCCCGGAGGACCGCGAGCTGTTCTTCGGCCGGGAGGACGAGCTGGCCGAACTCGCCCAGCGGGTCCGCGACGCCGCCGCGGCCCGCGCCGGGGCCGTGGTCACCCTGCTCGCCCCCTCGGGCGGGGGCAAGTCGTCGCTGCTGGGTGCCGGTCTGATCGGCACCGCCTGCGCGGCCGGCGGTGCGCTCGACGGGTGGTACGGCGCGCTGATCACCCCGGGGGAGGACCCGGAGACCCGGTGGCGGGCGACGTACGCCGCGCGGGAGGACCACCCGGACTGCCCGGCGGTGCTGGTGATCGACCAGGTCGAGGAGCTGTGGACCGTCGCCAGCCCCGAGCAGCGGACGGCCGCAGTGCGGTTGCTGGAGGCGTTCGCCGAGGGCGCGGCGGCCGGGCCTGACCGGCCACCGACCGTCGTCGTGGTGGGGCTGCGCTCGGACTACTTCGGCCCCGCCGCCGAGATCGACGCGCTCGGCCCGTCGCTCGGCCACGCCATGCTGCTGCGCCCGGTGACCGCCGACCAGGCCGAGCGGATCATCACCGGGCCGGCCCGGCTGCGCGGTGTCGCGGTCGACCCGGGGCTGGTCGCGGTGCTGCAGCGGGACCTGAGCGTCGGCGGCGGCCCCTGGTCCGCGGGCGGTCCCTGGTCCGGCGGGGCGCTGCCACTGCTCTCCCAGGCACTGACCGAGACCTGGGACAAGGCGGCCGGCCCGACCCTGACGGCCGCCGACTATCTTGCCGTCGGCGGAGTCGCCGGGGCGATCGACCGGACCGCCGAACGGGCGTACGCCGACCTCGGCCCGGAGGAACAGCAGACGGCCCGCGGACTGCTGCTCCGGCTGGTCCGGGTCGACTTGGACGCGCCGGTCCGTCGGCCCCTCGAACTGGACCTGCTGCACGACGAGCAGGCCTGGACGGTGGTGGAACGGTTCGCCCGGGCCCGGCTGCTGACCGTCGGCGAGGACACCGTCGAGATCGCTCATGAGGCGTTGCTGCAGCACTGGTCCCGGCTGCGCGGCTGGGTCGAGGAGGACCTGGAGGACCTGCAGGCCCAGGCCTACCTGTCCCGGGCCGCGGCACTGTGGGCGGAGCACGACCGCGACCCCGACCTGCTCGTCCCGGTGGAACGGTTCGGCCTCGGCCTGGAGGACGACGGTGTCGCGGAGCGAATGCTGGGCACGGTCGACCGGGACTTCGTCACCGCCGGCCGCGCGCACTTCACCGCCCGCGACCAGGAGCAGCTGCGGATCAACCGGAGGCTGCGGCGACGGTCCCGGATCGCCGTCTCCGCCTTCGGGGTGGCGATGGTGCTGGCGATCCTGGCCGGGCTGGCCCTGGTCAACATGCAGAACACCCGCAACCAGGCACTGTCGCGCCAGATGGCGCTGACCTCGTCGCTGGTGGCCGACCAGGACCCCGGACTGGCGGCCCAGATCGCCCTGGGCGCCTCCGAGCTGGCCGCGACCCCGGAGGGGACCTCCGCCCTGGTCAGCGCCACCGGCCGGCCGTTCCCGCGGCGGACCCTGGGGGCCTCGGTGGCGACCAGGCTCGTGGTCGATCCGGATGCCCGACTGCTCGCTCAGCCGGGTCCCGACGGTGTGCTGCGGATCTGGCGCGGCCAGCCGGCCCTCGGCGCCGCCGACGGTGACCCGGAGTCGGTGACCCTCGATCCACAAGGGCGGACACTCTTCTCCGGGGCCGTCACGACCGTCGGACAGCGGCTGCTGCTGGCGGTGGGCGGCTCCGAGGGCCGCTGGTTGCTGGACGCGACCAGCACCCCCGCCAGGGTGCTGACCACCCTCGGCGAAGGCCCCGGTGTCACCTACTCCCTCGTCTTCGGCCCGGACGGACGCACCCTCTATGCCGGGATGCAGGACGGCAGCATCCGGCGCTGGGACGTCTCCTCCCCGGAGACCCCGCGTGAACTCTCCCCGCTGAGCGCGCAGTCCGATGCCGTCCGCGACCTGGCGATCAACCGGGACGGGACCCGGTTGGCCGCCGCCGGGATGACCGGAGTGACGCGCTGGGCCCTGGGCGGCGACCGGCCGACCCCACTGCCGGTGCTGACCACCTCCGCCGCGGTCCAGGCCGTCGCCTTCTCTCCCGACGGCCAGTGGCTGGCGGCCGGCGAGGCTCGTTCCCACCTGGTGTCGCGATGGCGCCTCGACGGTGACACGGCGACCTCGCAGTCCCCGCTCACCGGTTTCGAGAGCTGGATCAACCAGGTCGCCTTCTCCTCCGACGGCGGGCGGATCCTGGTGGCGTCATCGGACCAGACGATGCGGGAGTTCGCCCAGCCGGCGGGCACGCAGCTGCGCAGCTACACGCACCCTGCCGTCGTCAGCGCCGCGGCGTACGACGGCGACCGGATCGTGTCCCAGTCGAGTGACGGCACCATCCGGTGGTGGCCCCGGGCCGATCCGGAGTTCGAACACTTCCCGAACGGCCTGTTCCAGGCGACGTCCGACACGACGGGGACCCACCTGCTCGTCACCGTCGACCGTCTCGGCAGCATCTTCGCCTGGGACCTGGCCGATCCGGCCATCCCACGACGGCTCCCCGATCCCCAGCGACCGGCGGACCCGGCGGGGGAGACGCCCCCCGCGGCGACCGGCGTCGTCGGCGACGGTTCGGCGATCCTCGGCGGGACGGTCCAGGGGGACCTGCTGGTCTGGCTACGGAGGGGCGACGGGTTCGCGTCGCCGCTGGTGATCCCGGTGGACCCCGGGCAGGCCCTCACCTGGATGGGGACCTCAGCGGACGGCCGGACCCTGCTGACCAGTGCCATCACCAGTCAGAAGGGCTACCTGCTGCAGCGCTCGGACGCCGGCTACACCATCTCCGGCTCGATGGACGTGAACCAGCCGCAGAGCATGGCGATCAGCTCCGACGGACATCGGGCGGTGGTCTCCGAGGTGGATGCCCGTGCCACCGTCTGGACCATCGATGACGCCGGCCGGCCCACCCTGGCCGCCACCCTGACCGACCTCGGCTCGGTGGGGACCGCCGAGGTGATGAGTCCCGACGGGAAGTACGTGGCGATCGGCACGGACGCCGGCCAGGTCATCGTCTACGACCTGACGAACCCCGGTGCGCCCCGCCGGGTGTCGGAGGCGAGCACCGCGCTCGGCGCCATCTACGGACTCGCGGTGAGTCCCGACGGCACCCGGCTGGCTGCCGGCGCCGGTGACCAGCGGATCTGGCTGTGGAGCTGGCAGGACGGCGAGCTCAGCCCCTGGGCGTGGATCGACGCCGCGCTGACCCGGGTCAACGACGTCCGGTTCGTGGACAACGGCCGCCGCCTGGTCGGGATCGGCGCGAACGGGACGATCGCCTCCTGGGATGTCGACGTCGCCCGAGCCCGGCAGACCGTGTGCGAGGGCCGCGGCGCCCCGCTGACCGCGGCCGAATGGGCCGCCCGTCTGGTCGGGGCCCGGCCGCGGGAGCTGTGCTGA
- a CDS encoding dipeptidase, which translates to MTEAPGALARTRDTLAARLDQLWPGVLDDLARLVAIPSVSADPAHAADVRASAETVAALLTDAGCPDVRIVRAGGGPAVLGRYPAPEGAPTICLYAHHDVQPTGDLALWTSAPFTATRRGDRLYGRGTSDDKAGIAVHLAALRAFGGYPPVGVTVFIEGEEEVGSPTLRTLLEQHREELAADAYVIADSGNWAVGVPAFTTTLRGVLDCVVTVRTLDHALHSGQYGGVAPDALTALCRLLATLHDDAGNVAIDGLVSRPGPGLDYPADRLAEESGVLPGVAYLGDGPVTDRLWTRPAVSVIGLDATPVDGASNTLAPSARAKISLRLAPGQDPTAAMDALVAHLETHAPWGARVEVTRGEMGTPGEAPLVGPYADAAVAAFTAAWGVEPVTIGQGGSIPMVADFQRLFPEATVLVTAVEDPDCRAHGIDESLHLGDFRHACLSEALLLATLGVSRP; encoded by the coding sequence ATGACCGAAGCCCCCGGCGCGCTCGCCCGGACCCGCGACACTCTCGCCGCCCGACTCGACCAGCTGTGGCCGGGGGTGCTCGACGACCTGGCCCGGCTGGTGGCGATCCCGTCGGTCAGCGCCGACCCGGCCCACGCCGCGGACGTCCGGGCGAGCGCCGAGACGGTCGCGGCGCTGTTGACCGACGCCGGCTGCCCCGACGTCCGGATCGTCCGGGCGGGCGGCGGGCCGGCGGTGCTCGGCCGCTACCCGGCGCCGGAAGGTGCCCCGACGATCTGCCTGTACGCCCACCACGACGTCCAGCCGACCGGGGACCTTGCGCTGTGGACCTCCGCACCGTTCACCGCCACCCGGCGCGGCGATCGGTTGTACGGCCGAGGCACCTCCGACGACAAGGCCGGGATCGCCGTGCACCTGGCCGCCCTGCGCGCCTTCGGCGGGTACCCGCCGGTCGGCGTGACGGTGTTCATCGAGGGCGAGGAGGAGGTCGGTTCGCCGACCCTGCGGACGCTGCTGGAACAGCACCGCGAGGAGTTGGCGGCCGACGCGTACGTCATCGCCGACTCCGGCAACTGGGCCGTCGGCGTCCCCGCCTTCACCACCACCCTGCGCGGCGTACTCGACTGTGTCGTCACCGTACGCACCCTCGACCACGCCCTGCACTCCGGGCAGTACGGCGGCGTCGCGCCCGACGCACTCACCGCGCTGTGCCGGCTGCTCGCCACTCTGCACGACGACGCCGGCAACGTCGCCATCGACGGCCTCGTCTCGCGTCCCGGCCCCGGCCTCGACTACCCGGCCGACCGGCTGGCCGAGGAGAGCGGGGTGCTGCCCGGTGTCGCCTACCTCGGCGACGGGCCGGTCACCGATCGGCTCTGGACCCGCCCGGCCGTCTCGGTGATCGGCCTCGACGCCACCCCGGTCGACGGCGCCTCGAACACGCTGGCCCCCAGCGCCCGGGCCAAGATCAGCCTCCGGCTGGCCCCCGGCCAGGACCCGACGGCCGCGATGGACGCGCTGGTCGCGCACCTCGAGACCCACGCTCCGTGGGGCGCCCGGGTGGAGGTGACCCGCGGCGAGATGGGTACCCCCGGCGAGGCGCCGCTGGTCGGGCCGTACGCGGACGCCGCCGTGGCGGCCTTCACCGCGGCCTGGGGAGTCGAGCCGGTGACCATCGGCCAGGGCGGCTCCATCCCGATGGTGGCGGACTTCCAGCGCCTGTTCCCGGAGGCGACCGTGCTGGTCACCGCGGTGGAGGATCCGGACTGCCGGGCCCACGGCATCGACGAGTCGCTGCATCTGGGCGATTTCCGTCACGCCTGCCTGTCCGAGGCACTGTTACTGGCCACGCTGGGGGTGTCACGCCCCTAA
- the purL gene encoding phosphoribosylformylglycinamidine synthase subunit PurL, translating to MADTVNNAQETPDVEQPWAELGLKEDEYQRIREILGRRPTGCELAMYSVMWSEHCSYKSSKLHLKRFSVLPQTTPRGPLLAGIGDNAGVVDVGQGYAVTFKAESHNHPSYVEPHQGAATGVGGIVRDILAMGARPIGVMDALRFGPLDAPDTARVLPGVVSGVGDYGNCLGLPNIGGEVEFDASYAGNPLVNALCVGVLRHEDLKFAKATGVGNKVIMYGARTGGDGIGGASILASETFDEGGEGKRPAVQVGDPFMEKLLIECTLELFAAGVVTSIQDFGAAGLSCATSELASAGDGGMWVDMNAVQLRDHTLSPEEILMSESQERMMAVVHPGDVDRFLAICAKWDVEAAVVGEVTDTGRLVIEWNGEVVVDVPPRTVAHEGPVYDRPQRPRADQARVEADTTASLRRPADGGELGRTVLQVIGSPNQADKSWVTDQYDRYVRGNSVLAQPEDSGMLRIDERSNLGIALSTDANGRFTWLNPYLGAQLSLSEAYRNVAVTGATPVAITDCLNYGSPEDPEVMWSFVESIKGLVDGCAALGTPVTGGNVSFYNQTGDTAILPTPLIGVLGVIDDIARHTTMGFRTPGDQVWQLGVTHEELDGSAWAGVVHRHLGGIPPRVDFAAEQQLAALLAAAAREGLLTSVHDLSEGGLAVALVESALRHDRGVRVRLEGDPFVGLFSESVARAVVSVVPEKARRLAALATEYGLAAGRIGEVTDEAAVEVEGQFRLGLDELRAAWAAPIPAALALG from the coding sequence GTGGCCGACACTGTGAACAACGCGCAGGAGACCCCCGACGTCGAGCAGCCCTGGGCTGAACTCGGACTGAAGGAGGACGAGTACCAGCGCATCCGCGAGATCCTCGGACGCCGCCCCACCGGCTGTGAGTTGGCGATGTACTCCGTGATGTGGTCGGAGCACTGCTCGTACAAGTCCTCCAAGCTGCACCTCAAGCGGTTCTCCGTGCTGCCCCAGACGACGCCTCGCGGGCCGCTGCTCGCCGGCATCGGCGATAATGCCGGGGTGGTCGACGTCGGCCAGGGCTATGCGGTCACCTTCAAGGCCGAGTCGCACAACCACCCCTCGTACGTCGAGCCGCACCAGGGCGCCGCGACCGGCGTCGGCGGCATCGTCCGCGACATCCTCGCGATGGGCGCCCGGCCGATCGGCGTGATGGACGCGCTGCGCTTCGGCCCGCTGGACGCCCCCGACACCGCCCGGGTGCTGCCCGGCGTGGTGTCCGGGGTCGGTGACTACGGCAACTGCCTCGGCCTGCCGAACATCGGCGGCGAGGTGGAGTTCGACGCCTCCTACGCCGGCAACCCGCTGGTCAACGCCCTGTGCGTCGGCGTGCTGCGCCACGAGGACCTGAAGTTCGCCAAGGCCACCGGGGTCGGCAACAAGGTGATCATGTACGGCGCCCGGACCGGCGGCGACGGCATCGGCGGCGCCTCCATCCTCGCCTCGGAGACCTTCGACGAGGGCGGCGAGGGCAAGCGCCCCGCCGTCCAGGTCGGCGATCCGTTCATGGAGAAGCTGCTGATCGAGTGCACTCTCGAGCTCTTCGCCGCCGGCGTCGTGACGTCGATCCAGGACTTCGGCGCGGCGGGCCTGTCCTGCGCCACCTCCGAACTCGCCTCCGCCGGCGACGGCGGCATGTGGGTGGACATGAACGCCGTCCAGCTGCGCGACCACACGCTCTCCCCGGAGGAGATCCTGATGAGCGAGTCGCAGGAGCGGATGATGGCCGTCGTCCATCCCGGCGACGTCGACCGGTTCCTGGCGATCTGCGCCAAGTGGGACGTCGAGGCCGCGGTGGTCGGCGAGGTCACCGACACCGGCCGGCTGGTGATCGAGTGGAACGGCGAGGTCGTCGTCGACGTGCCGCCGCGCACCGTCGCCCACGAGGGCCCGGTCTATGACCGGCCCCAGCGGCCGCGCGCCGACCAGGCCAGGGTCGAGGCCGACACCACCGCCTCGCTGCGCCGGCCGGCCGACGGCGGGGAGCTCGGCCGTACGGTCCTGCAGGTGATCGGCTCGCCCAACCAGGCCGACAAGTCCTGGGTGACCGACCAGTACGACCGCTACGTCCGCGGCAACTCCGTCCTCGCCCAGCCGGAGGACTCCGGCATGCTGCGGATCGACGAGCGCAGCAACCTCGGGATCGCCCTGTCGACCGACGCCAACGGCCGGTTCACCTGGCTCAACCCGTACCTCGGCGCCCAGCTGTCGCTGTCCGAGGCCTACCGCAATGTCGCCGTCACCGGCGCGACTCCGGTCGCCATCACCGATTGCCTCAACTACGGGTCGCCGGAGGACCCGGAGGTGATGTGGTCCTTCGTCGAGTCCATCAAGGGCTTGGTCGACGGCTGCGCCGCGCTCGGCACCCCGGTCACCGGCGGCAACGTCAGCTTCTACAACCAGACCGGCGACACCGCCATCCTGCCCACCCCGCTGATCGGCGTGCTCGGCGTCATCGACGACATCGCCCGGCACACCACGATGGGCTTCCGCACCCCGGGCGACCAGGTCTGGCAGCTCGGCGTGACCCACGAGGAACTGGACGGCTCGGCCTGGGCCGGAGTGGTGCACCGGCACCTCGGCGGCATCCCGCCCCGGGTCGACTTCGCCGCCGAGCAGCAGCTCGCCGCGCTGTTGGCCGCCGCTGCCCGGGAGGGTCTGCTGACCAGCGTCCACGACCTGTCCGAGGGGGGCCTGGCGGTCGCCCTGGTCGAGTCGGCACTGCGCCACGACAGGGGCGTACGGGTCCGGCTGGAGGGTGACCCGTTCGTCGGGCTGTTCTCCGAGTCGGTGGCCCGGGCAGTGGTCTCGGTCGTGCCGGAGAAGGCCCGTCGGCTGGCCGCGCTGGCCACCGAGTACGGGCTGGCCGCCGGCCGGATCGGCGAGGTCACCGACGAGGCCGCGGTCGAGGTCGAGGGGCAGTTCCGCCTCGGCCTGGACGAGCTGCGGGCCGCCTGGGCAGCGCCGATCCCGGCGGCGCTCGCGTTGGGCTGA
- a CDS encoding benzoate/H(+) symporter BenE family transporter: protein MDQPMLTATDRAPKDGPRIPQLRPVTPETGPRIPEPDPRAPEHGQQAPQHGGPRRRPLRAVRDQLSVSAIVAGFVAVAISYAGPLLVVLQAARAAGLSTELTGSWVWAISVGSGVACILGSLVTRQPVMIAWSIPGAAVLMATLGSYSINEAIGAYIVCGVLSALLGATGLIGRLLALVPRPITQAVLAGVLMPFAITVAGAVVTAPVVAGGIVVGYLLGRRFLPRYAVFGAMALGAVLAAATGATGTFDLHPGITVPTLLVPHFTTGAILGIAVPLFIVTQAGQNAPGLIVMRASGFEPNDRLLLTGSGILSVVFAFFGCHALNLAAVTAAIATSGESHPDKHRRYVAGISTGVFYLLGGFLATMIVGLFAAIPPAMLTALAGVALLVPTQNALHGTMQEAGAGPAVIEAALVTLVVSLSGIHPFGIVAAFWGLLAGIVTYGVLKRRPLRA from the coding sequence ATGGACCAGCCGATGCTGACCGCGACAGATCGCGCACCGAAGGACGGACCTCGGATCCCGCAGCTCCGACCGGTGACCCCGGAGACCGGACCTCGGATCCCGGAACCCGACCCACGGGCCCCGGAGCACGGGCAGCAGGCGCCGCAGCACGGCGGGCCGCGCCGGCGACCGCTGCGCGCCGTCCGTGATCAACTGTCCGTCTCGGCGATTGTCGCCGGCTTCGTTGCCGTGGCGATCTCCTACGCCGGGCCGCTCCTCGTCGTCCTCCAGGCCGCCCGGGCCGCCGGCCTGTCCACCGAGCTGACCGGCTCCTGGGTCTGGGCGATCTCGGTCGGGTCTGGCGTCGCCTGCATCCTCGGCAGCCTGGTCACCCGGCAGCCGGTCATGATCGCCTGGTCGATCCCCGGTGCCGCGGTGCTGATGGCCACCCTCGGCAGCTACTCGATCAACGAGGCGATCGGTGCGTACATCGTCTGTGGCGTGCTCAGTGCGCTGCTCGGCGCCACCGGCCTGATCGGGCGGTTGCTCGCCCTGGTGCCCCGGCCGATCACCCAGGCGGTGCTCGCCGGGGTGCTGATGCCGTTCGCGATCACCGTCGCCGGGGCGGTCGTCACGGCGCCGGTGGTGGCCGGCGGCATCGTCGTCGGCTACCTGCTGGGCCGCCGGTTCCTGCCGCGGTACGCGGTGTTCGGGGCGATGGCGCTGGGCGCCGTCCTCGCCGCGGCCACCGGCGCGACCGGCACCTTCGACCTCCACCCCGGGATCACCGTCCCCACCCTGCTGGTCCCACACTTCACCACCGGGGCGATCCTCGGCATCGCGGTGCCGCTGTTCATCGTCACCCAGGCCGGCCAGAACGCCCCGGGCCTGATCGTGATGCGCGCCTCCGGATTCGAACCGAACGACCGGCTGCTGCTGACCGGTTCCGGTATCCTCTCGGTCGTCTTCGCCTTCTTCGGCTGCCACGCCCTCAACCTCGCCGCCGTCACCGCGGCCATCGCCACCAGCGGTGAATCCCACCCGGACAAGCACCGCCGCTACGTCGCCGGGATCTCGACCGGCGTCTTCTACCTGCTCGGTGGGTTCCTCGCCACGATGATCGTCGGCCTGTTCGCGGCGATCCCGCCGGCGATGCTCACCGCCCTGGCCGGGGTTGCGCTGCTCGTGCCGACCCAGAACGCGCTGCACGGCACCATGCAGGAAGCCGGGGCCGGCCCAGCGGTGATCGAGGCCGCCCTGGTCACCCTGGTGGTCTCACTGTCGGGGATCCACCCGTTCGGGATCGTCGCCGCGTTCTGGGGGCTGCTGGCCGGGATCGTGACGTACGGGGTGCTGAAGCGTCGGCCGCTGCGGGCCTGA